A genomic window from Dioscorea cayenensis subsp. rotundata cultivar TDr96_F1 unplaced genomic scaffold, TDr96_F1_v2_PseudoChromosome.rev07_lg8_w22 25.fasta BLBR01001280.1, whole genome shotgun sequence includes:
- the LOC120256060 gene encoding RNA exonuclease 4 has product MDSRAAERKNPNPNPNPNWAQLQKKLKSHRPRPSPTTNSTAEESATSSVLGKRKERPGSEPEPEPEVSPASVLSPTSDDCSLTKALAMDCEMVGVSSDGSKSALGRVTLVNTWGNVVYDEYVRPIERVVDFRTKISGIHPSHLKKAKKFWVVQKEVADMIKGRVLIGHALHNDLKVLLLSHPKRDIRDTSAYQPLQREGRRRALKDLADEVLGVKIQRRQHCPIEDARAAMLIYKKHKKEWEKSIKGHFRLKKKKLKNKSKKNPANRNKLFMQHDGETTTG; this is encoded by the exons ATGGACAGCCGAGCAGCAGAGAGGaagaaccctaaccctaaccctaaccctaactggGCGCAGCTCCAGAAGAAGCTGAAATCTCATCGCCCCAGACCATCCCCCACCACCAACTCCACTGCGGAGGAATCAGCGACCTCATCGGTGTTGGGCAAGCGCAAGGAGAGGCCGGGGTCGGAGCCGGAGCCGGAGCCTGAGGTATCTCCGGCTTCCGTTCTATCGCCGACGTCGGATGATTGCAG TTTGACGAAGGCGTTAGCTATGGATTGTGAGATGGTCGGAGTGAGCTCCGATGGTAGCAAGAGCGCTCTTGGGAGGGTCACTCTG GTTAATACATGGGGTAATGTTGTGTATGATGAATATGTCCGGCCGATCGAGCGAGTTGTTGATTTTCGTACAAAAATCAGTGGGATCCATCCCAGTCATTTGAAGAAAG CTAAAAAGTTCTGGGTTGTACAGAAGGAAGTAGCAGACATGATCAAGGGAAGGGTCCTTATAGGCCATGCTTTGCACAATGATCTCAAG GTACTATTATTGAGTCATCCAAAGAGGGATATACGGGATACATCAGCATATCAGCCTCTACAGAG GGAAGGCCGAAGAAGAGCACTCAAGGATCTTGCAGATGAGGTTCTTGGTGTCAAGATACAACGGAGACAGCACTGTCCT ATAGAGGATGCCCGAGCAGCCATGCTCATCTATAAGAAACACAAGAAAGAATGGGAGAAGAGTATTAAGGGGCACTTCaggttgaagaagaagaagcttaaAAACAAGAGCAAGAAGAATCCAGCAAATAGAAACAAACTTTTTATGCAACATGATGGTGAGACTACCACAGGTTAG